GATGTTGGCGCGCCGGGCTTGGAAGTCACCCACGTTCGAAACCGATGAGACCTCCAGCCATTCCCCTACACCAGGTGCCCATACCTCAATATCATAGGTCATGCGTGCTCCAAAACCCAGGTCGCCGGTGCACAATTTTTTCACCCGGTAAGTCAGGCCCAGCTCAGCACACGTCTGTTCAGCGTCTGTGCGCATCTTCTCGTGCATCTGGTCCGACTCCTCCGGCTTGCAATAAATATACATCTCAACCTTGTCGAACTGGTGGCCGCGTTTAATGCCACGCACATCCCGCCCGGCGCTGATCTTCTCGCGCCTGAAGCAAGGGGTATAAGCCGTGTAATAGCGCGGCAGGCTGGCTTCTTCCAGTACATCATCCATATGTAGCCCAGTCAGGGGCACTTCAGCCGTGGGCACCATCCACAGGTCATCCTCCACGTCGTGGTACAGGTTGTCTTCGAACTTGGGCAGCTGGCCTGCGCTGAACATGGTATGTTCCTTGACCATGAAGGGCGTGTACTTCTCGGTGTACCCCTGCCGAATGTGCAGGTCGAGCATCCAGGCGATCAGGGCACGCTGCAGTCGTGCGCCTGCCCCGCTCAGCACATAGAAACGCGAGCCAGTGATCTTGACACCCTGCTCAAAATCCAGGATACCCAGGGTTGGTCCCAGGTCCCAGTGGGCTTTGGGCTCAAAATCGTATTCGGGGATCTCCCCGACCCCGCGTAGCACCACATTCTCGCTGTCGTCCTTTCCGTAGGGCGTACGCTCATCGGGGAGGTTGGGGATGCCCGCCAGGATAGCGCTCAGCTCATCCTCGATCGTCCGCAGGTTTTCGTCCAACTGGCTGATGCGCTCGCCCACCTGGCGCATCGCTTCAATTTTTACCTGGCGTTCGCCGGGGTCCTTGGCTTTGCCGATCTCTTTGGACACAGCATTGCGCTGGGCTTTGAGAGTTTCAGCCTCCTGGATAATTTGCCGGCGTTGCTGGTCCAGCTCCAGGATCTGGTCGACCGGTGTCGCTTCCATCTGGCGGTCTGCCAGGGCTTTGCGCACCACGTCGGGTTGTTCACGGATGATATTGATATCTAGCATCTTGCACCTCCAAATAACGAATAAATACGCCCCCTCGCCAGCAGGACGAGGGGGCGGTCGTGGTGCCACCTGCAATTCGCCAGTCCATTTTCCTTCCCTGGGGAGGAACCATGCTGGCCTCATCTCAGCGCTAACGGGCTGACCCGTCTCCCTTAGCCTTTACGGTCTCCAGGAGCAATTGGACCTGACCGGTCCGGCGGAGTGGATTTCACCCGATGCCTGCTGCCTCGCACTTACCGGCAGCTCTCTGGCGGGCTGGTGGGTTACTTGGCTCCGCGCTGGTCAATGTGTACTCGATTGGTGGGGATTATACTTGAGCCTGGAGCGCTGTCAAGAGAGGGGGTCGTGCCTAAATTAAGAGCGAAAAGTGTCCAGATACGAAGCCTGCCAGTCAGATCTTTCCTCATTTGCGTGATGGCTGTGGTTAGCGTCTTATTTTTAGGGTAAAACCTGCGTCGATATTTGTTCGCGTGCTTCAACCTCCACCTCATCCGGTTTCACCAGTGAGTAGTAAATATTCCTGCCGCGTTTCTCACCCTTGATCAGATTGGCTTCCTTGAGCACCCGCAGGTGATGCGATGTGGTGGATTGGGCAGCGTCCAGGAATTCCACCAGCTCATCCACGGTGAACTCACCTTTGGCTAGCAGCTTGACGATCCTGACGCGTGTCTCATCTGCCAGGCCGTTGAACATCTGCGCCACGTTGATCACCTGCTGGTCATCCATGGTTTCTTCGCTGGCCAGGCCGGTGATTGCCTTGCAGCAGATCTGACCGGGGGCAAAATCCTCCGGCCTGGCACGTACGATCTGCAGCACGTGCATTTTAGACGAGTCTGCTCCGGCTATGGTTTTTACAGGGTCTGCACAGCAACCGCTGTCCAACACCGTGCGTGTCAGGCTAAGCAAAAACTCCTGTTGCCCATCTGGCGGCAGCTGGGCGAACAGCTTTTCTACGAATGCCAGCCTTTCTTCAGGCTGTGTATTTTCCATCGCCTTATCGAGCAATTGGGAGATCAAAGTGGAAGCAAGATTATCCATGTTTTTTCCTTACCAATCGATACATCCAAAATAATCAATACAAGATGCATATATATTACCAGAACTCCCCTATATTGTCAATAATTTGGGTGATACATCGAAAAATATGACATCAACCACCTTGACTTAACGGGATATTTGAATATAATACTGCTTAAGCCTTGAATTAAAGTAGAGTAACAATCGAACCAATTTTCATAGTCCTAACCATCGATTTGTATTGCTAGTTTTCTAAAAATGCTTCACCCTTAGGAGAGAAGAAGATGTCAGAACCGACCGCCCCCAAAGAAACTGAAGATATCCGCACCGCTGTGCGCCAACATTATGGCCAGGCTGCGGCCAGTTTTCAACCCAAAACTCGCTCCAGCTGCTGTGGTCCGAATGAGCCAGCCGATCTGTCCGCCAACAAGCTCTATCCAATTTCCGAGCTCGAAACATTACCAGAGGAGGTCACCGGGCTCTCCATGGGCTGTGGTGACCCCATCACCCTGGCCTCTCTACAGCCGGGCCAGACCGTGCTCGATCTCGGCTCAGGTGGCGGCATTGACTGTTTCATGGCGGCTAAAAAGGTCGGTGAGACCGGTCACGTAATCGGAGTGGACATGACACCTGAGATGCTCGAGAAAGCCCGTGCGAACCAGGCCAAAATGGGCTTCTCGAACGTCGAATTTCGCCTGGGTGAGATTGAGCACTTGCCGGTGGCAGATAACAGCGTGGATGTGATCATCTCCAACTGTGTGGTCAACTTGTCGCCCGATAAGCCGCAGGTCTTCCGCGAGGCTTTCCGCGTTTTAAAACCCGCCGGCAAGTTTGCCGTCAGCGATATCGTCACCGATGGACCCCTGCCCAGGCAAGTCAAGGATAGCCTGGCTGCCTGGGCTGGTTGCGTGGCTGGAGCGCTGGATGTGCAGGAATACCTCTCCTGGCTGGGTGAAGCCGGCTTTACCAGCATCGAAGTTACCCCGGTCTACTTTGACCAACAAACCGTGGATGAATACGCGAAGCAGGTTAATGATGGGTCATGCTGTGGAGGTGGTGCACGCCTGGTGATCGGTGATGGTGAGCAGGCTCAGGTGATCGAGATAGCGGAGTTAACCGACCTTGGCGATAAGCCCCTCCGCGAGGCGATATTCAGCGCCAAGATCACTGCCTATAAACCTGCCTGATGCTTCTATTAAAAATGGTTGCCCAATAAAGTCAGGCAGCGCCCAACAACGCCATGTAGGGGCGCATGCCATGCGCCCCAAAACACATGTATCTTGAAAACTACGTGTCAGGGCACAGCGTCGCTGTGCCCTGACATTTTCTGGTTATAACTAACGGAATGCGCCGGATTGAACTCCCCGATTATTTGTTCCCCAGTGAATTGAATTTACCCAGCCCCGATGAGTTGGTATTGGTCTGCGGGTTGCCATAATATGACACACTCCCCGCACCGCTGATGTTGCCGGTCAGCTGGTCAGTTACCCACAGCGTGGCTCCGCCCAACCCGCTGATCGTGACATTGGCGGTCTGGACCTTCAAGTCAGGGGCATTGATACTGCCCGCTCCTGAGATATCGACCGAAGCCTGAGTTGCCTCACCAGAGATATCGATGTCTCCCGCCCCGCTGAGGGTGACATTGACCTTATCGGTGCTGAGTTGATTTTGCACGATCTTTCCCGCCCCGCTCATATTGATGCTCATGCTCGGCGTGGACAGGGTCTCGATCTGCACATCTCCGAAACCACTTACGGAAAGGGAGGTCAGCTCTTTGACCACGATCGTGAAGGTCAGCATGTTTTCCGTGCTCAAGGTGGGGACGGTGATGTTGTTGGTGGTCTTGATCATCAGTGTCCCATTGCTGACCGTGGTGCTGATCTCCGGCACCAGGTTATCGGGGCCGGAAATATTCAGCGATTCCTTGTCGCCCTGAATGATGTTGACCTTACCATATGTAGAAAACTCGATGGCAGTAAAACCACTCACATCGCGGTTCTCACTCATGTTTACATTCGAGGGGGTGATGATCTTGACACCTGCGTTGCTCAGCACGCTGCAACTGGTCAGCGACAGGCTTAACAGCAGCAATGCAGTCAGTACGATGCGGATTTTCATTTAGATCTCCTTTCTATTGTTTCTACTACTATTGATTCTGGATGACATTGGTTGTACTTTCTCGCGCGTATGGTGATAAGAACAAGATTATCGGCAAGCAGAGTGTCATACCTTTTGATCTTTATTTCCTGCTGTTCATCCGACTAGAGTCCCGCCAGTTTGTGCTTAAACCCCTCCAGCATGGTGATCGGCGTGGGGTCAATCTCGTATAGCATGGCCAGGTAATAAGCCATGTAATCGCCGAACAGCAGTGCTGTCCACTGTTGCGTCAGTGGGCTCTCTCCTTGGGCATCGATGAAATCTGTGTTTAGGCCTTCGAGCATGTACGCTTGCTTGGTCAGCTCAGTGCGTAGCAGGTTGTGTGGGTGATAGGATTGTGCCCGCAAGAACAATGCCATGCTGGTGGATAATAGGCTCTCAGGTTGGCTCAGCCCAGCCAGGGCGTTGTGGTCCGCCTCCGGCACTGCCTCAAACTGGGCCCAGGACTTGGCCAGCTCGTTGATCTGGGTCTTCCAGCGGCGGGCCACTGGTTCGAGCACGTCGGCTCCGAAGACCAGCACCAGGCGCCCCATTAGCTGGCCGGCTTCACGCTTGGCTGGGTTGCTCGCCACGGGGATGTCAGCCCGAACTTCGTTCTGTAGAATGCGCATAGCCGTGATTGTGGCTTTCAGTTCCACCACTGGATCTGAGATGAGACCCAGGCGGGCCAGCAATGCCAGCAGCAGGCCGAAGGAATAACCCACCGCGGCGCGTGGCTGGCCGGCGTGCTGAAAGATCCATGACGGGAGGTTCGCCTGCCTGGCTTTCTCATCAAGTTTACCCCCAGTGCATACTGCCAGGATACGGCAGCCCCGTTGCTGCGCCTGGTCGAACGCTTGCAGGGTTTCCTCGGTGTTGCCCGAGTGCGAGCTGGCGACGACCAGCGTCCCTGGGCCGTGCGCCCAGGCTGGCAGGTTGTAATTGCGCAGCAGGCTGACGGGCACCGGGCATATTGGTGCTGCGTAGGCAATCAGCAGGTCAGCCCCAATGGCCGAGCCGCCCATGCCGGCGATGAGCACGTTTTTTATCCCTTGCCAGGCGGGTAGCTCTGCTTGTAAACCCAGCTGGTAGGCTTCGTCAAGCTGGTCGGGCAGGTGATTAATTTCAACCAGGTAGTTCTGGCTGTCGATTTTCTTAAATAATGTGTGATTGTTCAGGTCCATGTTTACCTTTATTTTTTCCCCTTGGTTATAAATACTAATATTAATCCGTGATTTTACCCTGTTTTTTGAGCAGCAACCGATAAATTTCCCGCCGTGTCCAGCCTGAACTTGCAGCTAACCCAGCCGCTGCCTTAGAAGCGCTTTCTCCAGCCTCCAGGCATTTCTGCAGCTCGTTCTCCAGGCGTTCTGTGTTCCATTTCTCCTCGTTTACCTGGCATCCCATCAGCACCAGGGTGAATTCTCCTCGCGGAGGTCTCTCTGTGAAATGCTGGCGAGCTTCACTCAGGCTGCCGCGGAAAATCTCCTCATGCAGCTTGGTCAGCTCACGACCAACTGCCACCTGCCGATCACCCAATACGGCTTGCAAGGCTTCCAGCGCTTCCAACACCCGGTGAGGGGCTTCCAGGAAGATCAGGGTGTATGGCAGGCTGGTGATCTGCTTTAATAACCGCTCCCGTTCGCTGGCCTTGCGCGGCAGGTAGCCCAGGTAGAGGAATGCATCCGTGGGCAGCCCTGACGCCACCAAGGCCGCGATGGGTGCAGACGCTCCAGGGATAGGGCTCACCATGTGTCCGGCTTGGATGGCTGCCCGGACCAGCTCGTAACCCGGGTCGTTCAGGGCCGGTGTGCCCGCATCGGAGACCAGCGCCACATCTCCCTGTACCAGGGCTTCAAGCACCCCTTCCAAACGTACCAGCTTATTATGCTCGTGATAACTGATGCAGCGTGTGGCAATATCATAGTGCTGCAGCAGTTTGGCCGTGTGGCGGGTGTCTTCCGCGGCAATCAAGCTCACTTCAGCCAGAATGCGCAAGGCACGCTGGCTGATGTCTTCCAGGTTTCCGATCGGGGTTGCCACCAGGTAGAGCGTGCTCATGGTGCAGCCCAGGTAAGCAGGTCCAGGGTCAGGGTGAAGTCATTCGGGTCCACTGCCTGCAGCTGTATCCTGCCCAGGTGTTCCTGGCTGGTGGTATAGCATAGATAGGTGCCGATCGGCAGGCTCTCGACAGCTACTGGCGCCGGACTCATCACAGCCGACTGGCAGATGTTGAGTGAAGGCGCCTGACCGCCGTATATCCCGATCATTGCACCATTCGTCGGGCTCAGCCAGTGGAAGTTGTTCTCGTCCATCAGGTACAACACATCTTCATCCCCGCTATTCAGGGTGATGGTGTCCAGGTCAATTGCATCACCCGGCACAGGCCTCAACACACCGCTCACTTGCCCGGGTGGGGTAACCGTGGAGGTAGGTATTTGTGTGGGATTGGTCGTAGCTGATATGGTCGGCGTCGCTGTCGAGGTAGCCTGGCTTGCTGCCACGACAATCCGCACCCAGAATGCCTGGTTACCGCTCGGTCCAATCCCAAACAGCTCTCCAGAAGGGTTCATCAGCTTCCAATTGCCCTGGTAAGTTCCAGCCGATTGGGGAGCCACCATCTCCACAGAAATTTCCACACTCTGCGAAGGCAAAACGGACCCTTTCAGTGGGACACTCTCCGGGGCACCCATGCGGTCGCCATAGAAAAAGCTGGCTGAGTAGGCGTTCGTCCAGGTGCAGGTGCCGGTGTTCACCAGCTTCCATGTTTTAACAAAGCTTTGCCCGGCGGGGATCAGGCTGTCGTCTGGGATGGTGACGTCCAGAGGGTTGCCTGCCCCTACCTGATCGCATAGCTTATCGGGGACATTGGTCTGTGTGGCGGGTCCGGCTGTCGGGCTGAGCCTGGGCGTGGCGACCGCCATGGTAGCTGTCTTGGTCGGGGCAGCCGTTGAAGATGCTGTGGCGGCCGGCCTGACGGCTGCTGCTGTCTGGCTATTTTGGGTATTCACCAGTGCGGCAATGGTCTGGTTCACCTGGCTTTGGTTAGCCGTGGCGGTACTGACCGGTAGGTTGCTGGCAGACAGGCGTGCGATTACCTGCCAGAGCAAGAAGATGATCCCACCTGCCACAGCCAGCCAGACCAGGGCGGTCAGCAGCCCAAACCGAACGGGGAGGCGTTTTTCAGCGGCCATGGGAAAATCTTATTTCTCGATTCCGAGCTGGCTGGCGATGAGGCCGGCAATTTCGTGGGCGGCTGCAGGGCGGGCTGCCTGGCAGCAGGCTTCTGCGGCCAGTTCCAGCTGCCTGGGGTGGGCGATCCATGCCCGTAAGGCGCTGACAATATAGCTGGTCTTGGGTGCCCAAATCCCCACGCCTTCGGAGATCACATAATCGACATTGCCATCTTCTTGCCCGGGTAGGCGGCTGTAAAGGATCATCGGTAACCCGGCATTGAGTGCTTCAGTGATGGTGCTCGGGCCAGCTTTAGTCACCAGGATGTCAGCCGCACGCATGAAGTCTGGCATTTGGTGGACAAAACCATAGATCAAGGTCTTCATCGGCCAGGTCCGCGCTTCCAGTTGTTCCTTGAGCGCGGTATTACGCCCGGCAACGATTACCAGCGTGATCGGCAGGTTGGCTGCCGCAATCGCTTCCGCGGTCTTTTCTAGCGGGCCCATCCCCTCGCCCCCACCTACTAAAAGCACCAGCAGCTGGTTTTGCGGCCAGCCTAATTGCTGGCGTAGACTAATTTTATCCCCCACGGGCTGGCAGAAGCGCTCAGCCACGGGTAGCCCTACCACTTTTACCTGCCCCGGCTGCATGCCAGCCTGTATGGCGCGCTGGTAAGCTGCCTCCGTTGGCACCAGGCAAAGGTCAACGCCCGGGTGGTACCACAAGGTATGTCCGGTCACCAGGTCAGTGACTACGGTGATGAATGGTGGGCGCTGTTTACCAAGGGCGTGCAGGAAGGGTTCGTTTGCCAGCGGGTGCACGGAGACGATCATATCAGCCGCATTTTGGTTGATCACCTTGCGTAGTCGGCGTCGGATATATGGATAAGCACCCTCAACGATCATCTTTGAGCTATGGCTGCCATCGCTGATGCGGTAACCGATCGCCCAAACCTCGGGCACCCGCACCATGTAAGGGTACCACTTTGGGGCATAATTTAGAGGGCGTGGAGCCACGTCCAGGAAGATATCCACCATCTGGGTGGTCAGGCGATCATCATAATCGAGCTTCAAGGCTTCTATAATGGCTTCAGTTGAGCTGCGGTGACCACCACCTGTATCGGAGAATAAAAACAAGATATGCGGTCGTTTGGTTGGGATGTTAGCCATTGGGAGTGCCAGGGAGTTCGGGATGTGGGGTGATCGATTTCATTCTGCGGGCTAGCTGGCGCCGCGGAAGCAAAACCCGATGGCCGCAGGTCAGGCATTCAATGCCAATATCCGCCCCCAGCCGGACTACTTTCCATTCATAGCCACCGCAGGGGTGGGGCTTGCGCAGGCGCAGGACATCATCCAGCTGTAAATCGGGCAGCATGAGGGCATTATAACACGCAGCCGTCAGACCCCTGGATGGTATAATCTTCACCTGAGGAGTCATCCAGCCTTGCTGAATTTCTTGCCTTCCCCATCAGAGCTGATCACATACTTGATAATTCTACTCACCGCATTCCCCGTGCATGAATTTGCCCACGCCTGGTCTGCTGACCGGTTTGGCGATACCACTCCACGGGCAAATGGGCGTCTGACCCTGAACCCATTGGCGCACCTGGACCCCATCGGCACCTTGATGATGATCCTGGTTGGTTTCGGCTGGGCCAAGCCGGTGCCCGTCAACCCGTATGCCTTGCAAAAGCGTTCTTCGGCTGCGCCGATGCTGGTCTCCCTGGCCGGACCAATGTCGAATTTACTGATGGCCATCATCGCCAGCATACCATTTCGCGTGGGTCTGGTATCCACCCACGCTATCAAGCTGCCTACTGGTTTGTTGCCGAGCCTCCCCTGGTTTCTGACCACATTTATTTATATCAATCTATTGCTGATGCTGTTCAACCTGATCCCCTTGTTTCCTCTGGATGGTGAAAAGGTCTTGGAATACTTTTTGCCGCCGGCTGGCGTTCGGATTTTAGATACCATTCGCCCATATAGTCCGATCATCCTGATGGCGATCCTGTTCGTGCTACCCATGATCGGTATCAATCTCTTGGGGACGATCCTCATACCAGCATTAACTTCTCTCACCCGCCTATTGATAGGGGCATAGCCTTCGTGCGCATCATGTACCGCGTGGGCCAGTTCTGGCACACGATATTTACCAGAGCCGATCCTGAAAAATATAACCAGGCGCACAAGCTATTAACCCCTGTAGAATGGGAGCTATTTGATAAGCTGCAGCCTGCCGAAAAATCTCATGCTCTGACAATGGTTCACAAGCTGCTCAAGCAGGGGGAGACTCAGCCTGACCTGCTCATTGCAGCATTGCTGCACGACGTGGGCAAGCTGAGATATCGCCTAAACCCCCTTGAGCGTGCCATGATCGTCCTGGCGAAGACTTTTGTACCTGATAAGGTTAAGCGCTGGGGAAGCGAACCGCCTGGCGGTTGGGAAAGCCTCCCATCCTGGCGAAAGGCTTTTGTCCTGTCGGAGCAGCACGCTGCCTGGGGTGCCGAGCTGGCCCATAATGCAGGCGTGAGCCCGCTCAGCGAAACCCTGATCCGCCAGCATCACATGCGGCAGGGCAGCGAGAACCAAACCAAAGAAGATAACCTGCTGCATAAGCTTTGGCTGGTTGATAATGAGAGCTGATCGAGGTTTCCGATGACGATAAAGATAACCATCATTGGCACAGGGCTGGTCGGTGCATCGATCGGTCTGGCTTTGGCGAGCCGGCAGGAACAGTTCCTGCGTACCGGGCATGACAAAAACCCCCAGGCGGCCAATCGAGCGAAAAAGATGGGCGCCCTTGACAAGGTGGATTACAACCTGCCCAGCTCGATCGAAGACGCCGCCATTGTCATCCTGTCACTGCCGCAGGACCAGATCCGTGAGACCCTTCAGTTCATCGCCTCTGACCTCAAAGAAGATGCCGTGATCATGGACACCGCCCCGTTCAAGGGCAAAGTCAGCCAGTGGATGGCGGAGCTTCTACCACCCCAGCGCTACTATATTGGCCTTACCCCGGTGCTCAATCCCGCTTACCTGGAGACCTCCTTCACGGGGGTTGATTCGGCTCGCGCTGACCTTTTCAGAAACGGTATGATGGCGATCTATTTACCCCACGATCTGCCTGAAGAAGCGGTTAAATTAGCTACCGATTTTTGCCAGCTGCTGGGTGCAGAGCACATGTTCATCGATCCACTGGAGCTGGATAGTATGATGACCGCCATTCATCTCCTGCCTGAACTGGTTGCTGCTGCCTTGTTGAATTCCACTGTCGACCGGGCCGGCTGGCGGGACGCGCGCAAGCTTACCGGCCGGCCGTTTGCATTGACCACCGGTGCGCTGCCACCGGCTGGGCTGGCCAGCTCGTTATCCAGCCAGGCCATGGCGAACCGTGATAGCCTGCTGCGCAACCTGGATATCTTATTGGATAACCTGGCAGTGCTGCGGTCGCAGCTGGAAACCCAGGAAGGTGAGCAGTTTATTGCTTACTTAGAAAAAGCCCGCCTGGCGCGTGAGACGTGGCTGCAAGATAAAGCTGATGCCAACTGGGCTGCCAAGGAATTTGTCTCCCCCGTAGAAATGCCGACTTCAAAACAGACCTTCTCGCGCATGTTCACCTTTGGCGGCGGACGAAAACCCAAAAAACCGAAATAACTGGTGCTAGCCGGAGCTATGCGCAGCATTTGACTGCAAATTTTATAATCAGCGAGGTGCCTTATGACCGATAAACTGCAATGGATCCAGGATGAGCTTCAAAAACTAAAAGATGACGGTTTGTACAATCGCATCCGCACCCTCAGCTCGCCTCAAGGCGCCTGGTTGGTGGTGGATGGCAAACGCGTGCTGAATTTTTGTTCCAATAATTACCTTGGGCTGGCGAACGACCCGCGCATCGTCCAGGCTGCCCAGGAAGCGGTAAAGAAATACGGGGTCGGTCCGGCTGCCGTGCGCTCCATTGCCGGCACCATGGACCTGCACCTCGAGCTGGAACGCCGCCTGGCTGCATTCAAAGGCGTGCAGGCTGCCATCACCTTCCAGTCGGGCTTTACCGCCAACATGGGCACCATCCCGGCCCTGGTGGGCAAGGATGACGCGGTTTTTTCGGATGAGCTCAACCATGCCAGTATCATTGACGGTTGCCGGCTGAGTGGGGCCAAGATTATCCGCTATGCCCATTGCAATCCTGACGACTTGAACCGGGTGCTGAGCGAAGAGCGCTCCAATTATCCCAAAGCCATGGTCATCACCGATGGTGTCTTCAGCATGGATGGCGACATGGCCCCCCTGGATAAGATCTACGAGGTCGTGAAAAAATATGACGCCATCCTGATGGTGGATGACGCCCACGGCGAAGGCGTGGTTGGGAAAGGCGGGCGCGGCATCGTCGATCATTTTGGCCTGCATGGCAAAGTGGATGTGGAGATTGGCACCCTCTCCAAGGCCTTTGGCGTGGTTGGCGGTGTGTCGGCCGGCAATCCGGTGGTGGTGGAATGGCTGCGCCAGCGTGGGCGCCCATTCCTGTTCTCATCCGCCATGACCGTCCCCGATGTAGCCGCTTGTCTGGCTGCCCTGGATATCCTGGAGACCTCCACCGAGCTGGTGGATAAGCTGTGGGAAAACACCCGTTACTTCAAGGCTGAAATGCTTCGCCTGGGCTTCGACACGGGGCTGAGCACCACCCCCATCACCCCCATCATGTTAGGTGAAGCACCTTTAGCGCAGCAGTTCAGCCGTGAGCTGTTTGAGAATGGCCTGTTTGCCATGTCGATCGGCTTCCCCACCGTGCCTAAAGGCAAAGCCCGCATCCGCGTGATGATCTCCGCCGCTCATGCCCGTGAAGACCTTGACAAGGGGCTGGAAATCTTCGCCCTGGTCGGCCGCAAATTAGGCGTGATTCAATAATCGTAAAGGCGAAGCATCCAAAGATGCTTCGCCTCTGCACCTCGACGACAAATATCTACGCTAAATTATTCTTTGAATGGATCGTAAGTTGGGTTGGTGCCAGCCCAGATGCAGCTCGGACGCCCATCCAGGTTGCATGAAAATCCATGGCTACAGCGGTGGGCCAGGATGCGCCCCGGCTGGTCTGGCAGGTGCTCGGGTGGGAAAACCACCTGCGCCTGCAGCCCCACCTTCTGGTCGATATGCTGGCAGTACTGCACTTTTAAGGTTTCCCAGGTCTTTTCGGTCATGTCTTATCTCCGATCAGGGATTAGTATACCTTGAACTTTTAGTCCGGCAAAGAGTTTTATTAAATCATCCGTCTCGCTGATTCCCGCCGGCAGGTATTCTGGTCTCTAAATCACGCATACACTCGTGCCGGATTAGCTACCCTCCTTGCTCATCAATGGCACTTCAGTTTTGTTCAGCAACTCTCGCACCACATCCGCAGCAGTTTCTCCGGACAGGGCATTCTCTGGGCTCATCATCATACGATGAGCCAGGCAGGCTACCGCCACCGCCTTAACGTCATCTGGGATGACATAATCACGCCCTTGTAGGACGGCACGCGCCTGGGCTGAGTGGTACACTGCCAGGCTGCCGCGTGGGCTGGCACCCAGGCTGAGTGCGGGATGCTGACGGGTGCTGGTCACCAGGTTCAGGATGTAGCGGCGCACGCTTTCCACCACATGCACCTGGCGCACCCTATTCTGTAAACCAGACAGGCCAGCCACGTCAACGGTCTGCTGCAAGCTTTCGATCGGGTGGGCCAGCTGTTGCCTCTTTAGCATGTCGTCTTCACTGGAGAGATCAGGGTAGCCCAGGCTAATGCGGAACAGGAAGCGGTCCATCTGCGCTTCCGGCAGAGGGAAGGTGCCCTCGAACTCGATCGGATTCTGGGTTGCCAGCAAGAAGAATGGCTTCGCCAGCGGATATGTCACCCCGTCCACGGTAACCTGCCCTTCCCCCATGGCCTCCAGCAGGGCGCTTTGTGTGCGTGGTGTCGCCCGGTTGATCTCATCAGCCAGCAGGATGTTACTGAACACGGGTCCAGGCCTGAACTCAAACTCTCGGTTTTTCTGGTTAAAAATCGACACACCTGTAACATCGTTAGGCAGCAGGTCAGGGGTGCACTGCAGCCGTTTAAATTCCAACCCGGTGGTGATCGCCACGGCGCGCGCCAGCATGGTTTTCCCAGTTCCAGGAGCATCTTCGATCAGCACATGCCCTTCGCACAGCACTGCCATCACCACCAGCTCAATGGTTAACCGT
This window of the Anaerolineales bacterium genome carries:
- a CDS encoding site-2 protease family protein; amino-acid sequence: MLNFLPSPSELITYLIILLTAFPVHEFAHAWSADRFGDTTPRANGRLTLNPLAHLDPIGTLMMILVGFGWAKPVPVNPYALQKRSSAAPMLVSLAGPMSNLLMAIIASIPFRVGLVSTHAIKLPTGLLPSLPWFLTTFIYINLLLMLFNLIPLFPLDGEKVLEYFLPPAGVRILDTIRPYSPIILMAILFVLPMIGINLLGTILIPALTSLTRLLIGA
- a CDS encoding glycine C-acetyltransferase — its product is MTDKLQWIQDELQKLKDDGLYNRIRTLSSPQGAWLVVDGKRVLNFCSNNYLGLANDPRIVQAAQEAVKKYGVGPAAVRSIAGTMDLHLELERRLAAFKGVQAAITFQSGFTANMGTIPALVGKDDAVFSDELNHASIIDGCRLSGAKIIRYAHCNPDDLNRVLSEERSNYPKAMVITDGVFSMDGDMAPLDKIYEVVKKYDAILMVDDAHGEGVVGKGGRGIVDHFGLHGKVDVEIGTLSKAFGVVGGVSAGNPVVVEWLRQRGRPFLFSSAMTVPDVAACLAALDILETSTELVDKLWENTRYFKAEMLRLGFDTGLSTTPITPIMLGEAPLAQQFSRELFENGLFAMSIGFPTVPKGKARIRVMISAAHAREDLDKGLEIFALVGRKLGVIQ
- a CDS encoding AAA family ATPase, whose protein sequence is MDIQPAEVAVDEVQEFAKKVITNVEKVIIGKRLTIELVVMAVLCEGHVLIEDAPGTGKTMLARAVAITTGLEFKRLQCTPDLLPNDVTGVSIFNQKNREFEFRPGPVFSNILLADEINRATPRTQSALLEAMGEGQVTVDGVTYPLAKPFFLLATQNPIEFEGTFPLPEAQMDRFLFRISLGYPDLSSEDDMLKRQQLAHPIESLQQTVDVAGLSGLQNRVRQVHVVESVRRYILNLVTSTRQHPALSLGASPRGSLAVYHSAQARAVLQGRDYVIPDDVKAVAVACLAHRMMMSPENALSGETAADVVRELLNKTEVPLMSKEGS